Proteins encoded together in one Miscanthus floridulus cultivar M001 chromosome 16, ASM1932011v1, whole genome shotgun sequence window:
- the LOC136510293 gene encoding uncharacterized protein translates to MAFISHIPPLEGGNYRVWREKYELALALSENDLALTSPCPATPVDPVRAENETNADFTTRQRDHAEVRMKYDLDRKKWGISNRKCLIVAKSTISDAIRVSILDCDTATEYLKKVESQFTSSSKAYASTLIKKLFNEKYFGGGIREHILKMSNTASKLKPMDLGLKDEFLIHLVFASLPKEYETFVVNYNMLSDKWDIEKLIAMCVQEDERLKSSHGDSANHVKDYKKKNFNKNVKPQGKAP, encoded by the coding sequence atggcattcatctcgcacattccgcctcttgaagggggcaactatcgcgtatggcgagagaagtatgagttGGCACTTGCGCTGTCCGAGAATGACCTAGCACTTACCTCTCCGTGTCCTGCTACgccagtggacccggtgagggcaGAGAATGAAACTAATGCTGATTTCACTACTCgacagcgagatcatgcagaagtgagAATGAAATACGATCTTGATCGTAAGAAGTGGGGCATTTcgaaccgcaagtgcttgatagTGGCTAAATCCACTATTTCAGATGCAATAAGGGTATCAATCCTAGATTGTGACACCGCCACCGAGTATCtcaagaaagtggagagtcagtttactagctcttcaaaggcttatgcaagcaccCTGATCAAGAAGTTATTCAATGAAAAATACTTTGGTGGagggataagagagcacatattgaagatgagcaacacggcatccaagctcaagccaatggatttggggctcaaagatgagttcctgattcatttggtttttgcttctttgcctaaagagtatgaaacttttgttgttaattacaacatgctGTCCGATAAATGGGatattgagaagctcattgccatgtgtgtgcaagaagatgagaggcttaaaagctcacatggtgactctgctaaccatgtgaaggactataaaaagaagaactttaacaagaatgtcaaacctcaagggaaagccccttaG
- the LOC136510294 gene encoding outer envelope pore protein 16-1, chloroplastic-like has translation MSKSNRARFGPAAKWEGNRAEVTKKMDWSPVSSSGHYDISYVVSPDGKSWHWSWRRQTFYEDTSTKPSVVPRDLPAKPLDVAIRALRSVVVVGAVAACKVAAEDTVDCLGKEGVSRHKLGRSLKKICKEGAYWGAAAGAFETLEFGAELMRGCSDWKNAMIGGALAGATISAATSYNSHGCNVYTRQVIKAAITGGAIGTAFEFINHRRHVDRFDQPHPLRTDDATDQTLELTDEPNPRSHVVINNEM, from the exons ATGAGCAAGAGCAACAGAGCCAGATTTGGGCCTGCGGCCAAGTGGGAAGGGAACCGGGCGGAGGTGACGAAGAAGATGGACTGGAGCCCCGTGTCGAGCTCGGGCCACTACGACATCAGCTACGTTGTAAGCCCTGACGGTAAATCTTGGCACTGGAGCTGGAGACGACAGAC TTTCTATGAAGATACGTCGACGAAGCCTTCAGTTGTGCCTCGAGATCTACCGGCCAAGCCTTTAGATGTGGCCATCCGTGCGCTCCGCAGTGTCGTCGTCGTTGGCGCCGTCGCCGCTTGCAAGGTCGCCGCCGAGGACACAGTCGACTGCCTCGGTAAAG AGGGTGTTTCCAGGCATAAACTTGGGCGTTCG CTGAAGAAGATTTGCAAGGAGGGTGCATACTGGG GGGCTGCTGCTGGAGCTTTTGAGACCCTTGAGTTTGGAGCGGAACTGATGCGTGGTTGCTCTGACTGG AAGAATGCGATGATTGGAGGCGCCTTGGCTGGTGCAACTATCTCTGCCGCCACCAGCTACAACAGCCATGGATGCAATGTTTACACGCGGCAGGTGATCAAGGCTGCCATCACTGGCGGCGCCATCGGAACAGCCTTCGAGTTCATCAACCACCGCAGGCACGTCGATCGTTTCGATCAGCCCCATCCGTTGAGAACCGATGATGCAACTGACCAAACATTGGAATTGACAGATGAACCAAATCCGCGCTCGCATGTCGTAATAAACAATGAAATGTAA
- the LOC136510040 gene encoding mitochondrial import inner membrane translocase subunit TIM9-like yields MDAAAAATAAGDDEHDQARLDTIADGLQTRDAMHLYSWLSHRCFSDCVVSFYRRALGKREEECVRSCVRKYLLLSTATAARFPHLADSSSSSAAFDD; encoded by the exons atggacgccgccgccgccgccacggccgccggcGACGACGAGCACGACCAGGCGCGCTTGGACACCATCGCCGACGGCCTACAGACCCGAGACGC GATGCATCTGTACAGCTGGCTCTCGCACCGCTGCTTCTCCGACTGCGTCGTCTCCTTCTACCGCCGGGCGCTTGGCAAGCGCGAGGAGGAGTGCGTCCGCTCCTGCGTCCGCAAGTACCTCCTcctctccaccgccaccgccgcgcgcTTCCCCCACCTCGCCgactcctcctcgtcgtcggcaGCATTCGACGATTGA
- the LOC136513340 gene encoding uncharacterized protein: MAEETNVKKEEEEFSTGPLSVLMMSVKNNTQVLINCRNNKKLLGRVRAFDRHCNMVLENVREMWTEVPKTGKGKKKALPVNKDRFISKMFLRGDSVIIVLRNPN, encoded by the exons ATGGCGGAAGAAACCAAT GtaaagaaggaggaagaggagtTCAGCACCGGTCCTCTCTCAGTGCTCATGATGAGCGTCAAGAATAATACCCAG GTTCTTATCAACTGCCGGAACAACAAGAAGCTGCTTGGTCGCGTGAGAGCCTTTGATCGGCATTGCAACATGGTTCTCGAGAATGTTAGGGAGATGTGGACTGAG GTGCCAAAGACCGGTAAaggcaagaagaaggctcttccGGTGAACAAAGACAGGTTCATAAGCAAGATGTTCCTCCGTGGGGATTCGGTCATCATTGTTCTCAGGAACCCGAACTGA
- the LOC136512027 gene encoding replication protein A 70 kDa DNA-binding subunit C-like has product MAAQPTPGAVAAISEHADGGNGTLQPVLQVVDVRIVSNVKSPTNHERFRMLLSDGVHTMQSMLATAENVLIHNGSIQKGSIIHLHEFTCSTIQNHRIIIIIKLDVLQSECAIIGDPKAYDVRIQPNEQGTNFAANAAQANTGTYSSGPGMLGSSAAPRPLQDANNVPYGSSAAPRPVQDANNVPYGSSAAPRPVQDANNVPYGGSYGGYQGTVGPPIGRAVESVSNVASGVSYGTTSAHNNTMNVGMVQSNLQQPSLNSHQNRRFAVPSMAGGSGAPGNTYGQPAQSFYQQPPPGHMNRTPVSKNDASRLVPVAHLNPYQNTWTIKARVTAKTDLRHYNNNKGAGKVFSFDLLDGQGGEIRATCFNAQADQFFDLIEVDKVYLISKGSVKPARKLFNSLNHEYEITLDFKSSIEVCVDDDSNIPRQQYNFRQISEIENLEAGAIVDLIGIVTSVGPSATIIRKVGGSEAQKRTLQLKDMSGQSVEITLWGKFCDAEGQQLQLQCDSGLNPVLALKGARVTEFSGRSVNTIGSTQLKIDPDFPEAESLRRWYATEGKTAACVSLSGVSMGRTDVRKAVAQIKDEDLGRSEKPDFITVKGAISHLITDNFCYPACTMEVNGRVCNKKVINNGDGTWQCDKCDQSLPKCEYRYLLQCQIQDHTGVTYATAFQEAGIEIVGHSAYELYNIREEDPERFAEILQGVRWHQFLFKLKVKEETFNDEQRVKCSITRAEKLDPAKESSYLLGVINGLLQDDTGSPSVAQGAMAYNAGLSNTGAGRSVPTSNSAYTTNMSGPMYGESVNQFAQQAKTYIGAPTPVSVTGNVQTCMSCGSSGHNAQNCPAGMYRQQPGVKTASSYGSSQPRNAGPRPCFKCNQIGHFASSCPLLAPAPQQQQYRSGGALSGGYGQQQPYLGATNY; this is encoded by the exons ATGGCGGCCCAGCCGACGCCCGGCGCGGTGGCGGCGATCTCGGAGCACGCCGACGGCGGCAACGGGACGCTGCAGCCGGTGCTGCAGGTGGTGGACGTGCGCATAGTCTCCAACGTCAAGAGCCCTACCAACCACGAGCGCTTCCGGATGCTGCTCTCCGACGGCGTCCACACGATGCAGTCCATGCTCGCCACCGCCGAGAACGTGCTCATCCACAACGGCTCCATCCAGAAGGGCTCCATCATCCACCTCCACGAGTTCACCTGCAGCACCATCCAGAACCACAG GATCATTATTATTATCAAACTTGATGTTCTGCAAAGCGAGTGCGCCATAATTGGAGACCCCAAAGCCTATGATGTGAGAatccaacctaatgagcagggcACCAACTTTGCGGCAAATGCTGCTCAAGCTAATACCGGAACATATTCCAGCGGCCCTGGTATGCTGGGATCTTCTGCTGCCCCAAGGCCATTGCAAGATGCTAATAATGTACCATACGGATCTTCTGCTGCTCCAAGGCCAGTGCAAGATGCTAACAATGTACCATACGGATCTTCTGCTGCTCCAAGGCCAGTGCAAGATGCTAATAATGTACCATACGGTGGATCCTATGGTGGTTATCAAGGTACGGTGGGCCCTCCAATTGGTCGTGCAGTAGAATCTGTTTCCAATGTGGCATCTGGTGTCTCATATGGTACAACTtcagcacataataatacaatgaatgtGGGCATGGTGCAGTCAAACTTGCAGCAGCCTTCACTGAACTCTCACCAGAACCGAAGGTTTGCAGTTCCTTCCATGGCTGGTGGCAGTGGTGCTCCTGGGAATACATACGGCCAACCTGCACAGTCCTTTTATCAGCAACCGCCTCCAGGGCATATGAATAGAACCCCTGTGTCTAAGAATGATGCAAGTCGTCTTGTCCCAGTGGCTCATTTGAACCCCTACCAAAACACATGGACAATCAAGGCTAGGGTGACTGCAAAGACTGATCTCAGgcactacaacaacaacaaaggtgCTGGAAAAGTCTTCTCCTTTGATCTCCTTGATGGACAGGGTGGAGAAATCCGTGCAACATGCTTCAATGCGCAGGCTGATCAGTTTTTTGACCTCATTGAGGTTGATAAGGTGTACCTGATATCTAAAGGGTCGGTGAAACCTGCACGGAAGCTGTTTAACTCTTTGAACCACGAGTATGAAATAACTCTGGATTTCAAATCATCTATCGAAGTTTGTGTTGATGATGATAGCAACATCCCTAGGCAGCAGTATAATTTCCGGCAGATAAGCGAAATTGAGAATCTTGAGGCAGGTGCTATTGTGGACTTGATTGGAATTGTTACATCAGTTGGCCCTTCTGCCACAATAATCCGAAAGGTTGGTGGCTCGGAAGCCCAGAAAAGAACTCTTCAACTGaaagacatgtctggtcaaagcGTAGAAATTACCTTATGGGGGAAGTTCTGTGATGCTGAAGGCCAGCAGCTGCAGTTGCAGTGCGATTCTGGTTTGAATCCTGTTCTAGCTTTGAAAGGTGCCCGGGTTACTGAATTCAGTGGTAGATCTGTGAACACAATCGGCTCAACTCAGTTAAAAATAGACCCAGACTTTCCTGAGGCTGAGAGTCTGCGGCGATGGTATGCAACTGAAGGGAAGACAGCTGCTTGTGTTTCTTTGTCAGGGGTAAGTATGGGCAGGACTGATGTCAGGAAAGCAGTGGCCCAGATCAAGGATGAAGATCTGGGGCGATCAGAGAAGCCAGACTTTATCACTGTTAAAGGTGCAATTTCACATCTGATCACTGATAATTTTTGTTATCCTGCTTGCACCATGGAGGTGAATGGTAGGGTGTGCAACAAAAAGGTAATAAATAATGGTGATGGGACATGGCAATGTGACAAATGTGACCAGAGCTTACCAAAATGCGAGTATAGATACTTGCTGCAGTGCCAGATCCAGGACCACACTGGGGTCACCTATGCTACTGCATTCCAAGAGGCTGGTATCGAGATCGTTGGCCACAGTGCCTACGAGCTCTACAAcataagagaagaagacccagAACGATTTGCTGAGATCTTACAGGGGGTTCGCTGGCACCAGTTTCTCTTCAAGCTGAAAGTCAAGGAAGAGACCTTTAACGATGAGCAGCGTGTCAAGTGCAGCATTACGAGAGCGGAGAAGCTGGATCCAGCAAAAGAGAGTTCTTACCTTCTGGGGGTAATCAATGGCCTATTGCAGGATGATACTGGCTCACCTTCTGTGGCGCAAGGCGCCATGGCCTATAATGCTGGTCTCAGCAACACTGGCGCTGGACGAAGCGTGCCAACCTCCAACAGTGCCTACACCACCAATATGAGCGGTCCAATGTATGGGGAGTCCGTGAACCAGTTCGCGCAGCAAGCAAAAACGTATATCGGGGCGCCCACTCCAGTGTCGGTGACAGGGAATGTGCAGACCTGCATGTCTTGCGGGTCAAGTGGGCACAACGCGCAGAACTGCCCTGCAGGCATGTACAGGCAGCAGCCTGGTGTGAAAACGGCAAGCTCCTACGGCTCTTCGCAGCCTCGTAACGCTGGCCCCAGACCGTGTTTCAAATGCAATCAGATCGGGCACTTTGCTAGCTCTTGCCCACTGCTGGCCCCTGCCCCCCAGCAGCAGCAGTATCGGAGCGGCGGCGCTTTGTCAGGTGGTTATGGTCAGCAGCAGCCCTATCTTGGGGCTACCAACTACTGA